From Medicago truncatula cultivar Jemalong A17 chromosome 7, MtrunA17r5.0-ANR, whole genome shotgun sequence, a single genomic window includes:
- the LOC25499056 gene encoding probable LRR receptor-like serine/threonine-protein kinase RKF3 — protein MSLLFHFLFLLLTFPSISFSATTCPLNITILRHIGDGSTPSISSGTTQCQTVLQALHLVQADYLRRTGFFVPPLNASEACWSSFQSFIDEFQPNFDIRSTCGFQTSWISQGCLNMTTKEQFEKKIAKPALLSLQSSCNVSFDRNDACALCTPKRSVALTYLTEVTVSNVSDCNSYTAIYAASLSDHTSVGAANCLFNLDFSSSSKSSNKNRNLVIALVTVFAFLGLLFIVGFWFFLKRRKSMKEKVNHNRTEIVVRLGSGLDSMNQSTTLIRFSFDEIKKATRNFSRDNIIGSGGYGNVYKGLLNDGTEVALKRFKNCSVAGDASFTHEVEVIASVRHVNLVALRGYCTATTNLEGHQRIIVTDLMENGSLYDHLFGSSKKKLSWPVRQKIALGTARGLAYLHYGAQPSIIHRDIKASNILLDEKFEAKVADFGLAKFNPEGMTHMSTRVAGTMGYVAPEYAMYGQLTERSDVFSFGVLLLELLSGRKALETNEDGQPSAFSDLAWSLVRNNRALDVIEDGMPEPGTPEILEKYVLVAVLCSHPQLYARPTMDQVVKMLETDDEAVPSVVERPIPFIAGRLDIEKSASSNSGQLCSPTGYQAYTLQLQSRRASTCNEVEENSERASNCKEEEGNSRRASNCKEEEGSSKRASSCKEEEELI, from the exons ATGTCCCTTCTCTTCCATTTCCTTTTCCTTCTCCTCACTTTCCCCTCCATTTCCTTCTCCGCCACAACATGCCCCCTCAATATAACCATCCTCCGCCACATCGGCGACGGTTCAACACCTTCCATCTCCTCCGGCACTACACAGTGCCAAACCGTCCTCCAAGCTCTCCATCTCGTCCAAGCTGACTACCTCCGCCGCACCGGCTTCTTCGTCCCACCTCTCAACGCCTCCGAAGCATGCTGGTCATCTTTCCAATCTTTCATCGATGAATTTCAACCTAATTTCGATATTCGTTCCACTTGCGGTTTTCAAACCTCGTGGATCTCACAAGGTTGCCTCAACATGACAACCAAAgaacaatttgaaaaaaaaattgctaaacCTGCACTTCTATCTCTTCAATCGAGTTGTAACGTTTCTTTTGACAGAAACGATGCTTGTGCTCTTTGCACACCTAAACGCTCTGTAGCGCTTACTTATTTGACCGAAGTTACCGTCAGTAACGTCTCCGATTGTAATTCTTACACTGCCATTTACGCCGCTTCACTTTCCGATCACACTAGCGTCGGAGCTGCTAACTGTTTGTTTAatcttgatttttcttcttcgtcCAAATCTAGTAACAAGAATCGTAATCTTGTTATTGCACTTGTTACGGTTTTTGCTTTCTTAGGATTGTTGTTTATTGTtggattttggttttttcttaaACGGAGAAAGAGTATGAAAGAGAAGGTGAATCATAATAGGACTGAGATTGTTGTACGTTTAGGTTCGGGTTTGGATTCGATGAATCAGAGTACTACTTTGATTAGGTTTAGTTTTGATGAGATTAAGAAAGCAACTAGGAATTTTTCTAGGGATAATATAATTGGGAGTGGTGGTTATGGAAATGTTTATAAAGGTTTGTTGAATGATGGAACTGAAGTTGCATTGAAAAGGTTTAAGAATTGTTCTGTTGCCGGTGATGCTAGTTTTACTCATGAAGTTGAAGTGATTGCTAGTGTTAGACATGTTAATCTTGTTGCTTTAAGAGGTTATTGTACTGCTACTACTAATTTAGAAGGTCATCAGAGGATTATTGTTACTGATTTAATGGAGAATGGGAGTCTTTATGATCATTTGTTTGGTTCTTCGAAGAAGAAGTTGAGTTGGCCTGTTCGTCAGAAGATTGCTCTTGGCACGGCTAGGGGTTTGGCTTATTTGCATTACGGTGCTCAGCCTTCGATTATTCATAGGGATATTAAAGCTAGTAATATACTTTTGGATGAGAAGTTTGAAGCGAAGGTGGCGGATTTTGGATTGGCGAAGTTTAATCCCGAGGGAATGACTCATATGAGTACTAGAGTCGCTGGAACTATGGGGTATGTTGCTCCTGAGTATGCTATGTATGGACAGTTGACGGAGAGGAGTGATGTGTTTAGTTTCGGTGTTTTGCTTCTCGAGCTTTTGAGTGGAAGAAAGGCGCTTGAAACGAATGAGGATGGTCAACCCTCTGCTTTCAGTGACTTGGCTTGGTCGTTGGTTAGAAACAATAGGGCCTTGGATGTTATTGAAGATGGTATGCCAGAACCTGGTACACCAGAAATTCTCGAGAAGTATGTGTTGGTTGCTGTTTTATGTTCACATCCACAGTTATATGCGAGGCCAACGATGGATCAGGTCGTTAAAATGCTGGAGACAGATGATGAAGCAGTGCCATCAGTAGTGGAAAGGCCAATCCCTTTTATTGCTGGGCGACTTGATATCGAGAAATCTGCTAGCAGTAACTCGGGTCAGCTCTGCAGTCCTACTGGTTATCAAGCATATACATTGCAATTACAAAGTCGCCGCGCTTCTACTTGTAATGAAGTGGAAGAAAACTCGGAACGTGCTTCTAATTGTAAGGAAGAGGAAGGAAACTCGAGACGTGCTTCAAATTGTAAGGAAGAGGAAGGAAGCTCGAAACGTGCTTCTAGTTGTAAGGAAGAGGAAG AATTGATTTGA